DNA from Trichomycterus rosablanca isolate fTriRos1 chromosome 23, fTriRos1.hap1, whole genome shotgun sequence:
ataatatatatgaatCGCATGATTTGATTTGTCTTTGATGTGTCTAACCATTAAAGAAGTCTGAGTGCACGGCTTTCTCATTGGCTGCCAGGTCCATCAATAGTCCACTGCTTCCCCCTGCCTGtaaacatgcacaaacacaaatGTGTTCCTTAATCATCACAACCTGTTGAAAACGTGCAAACTAACAAGGTGCATTTGATTCACtagtttatactgtatgtagttGGAGTGTAAAGTATACATGTAAGGGCGactagatggatgggtgggtagcactgtcgcctcacagcaaggttcgattcccaggtggagtgatcagggtcctttctgtgtggagtttgcatgttctccccgggtctgtgtgggtttcctctggaagctccggtttccacccacagtccaaagacattcagtcaggctaattggacaTACTAAATGCTCactaggtgtgtaggtgtgtgtgtgtgtgtgtgtgtgtgtgtgtgtgtgtgtgtgtgtgtgtgtgtgtggcactatgctcaccccccccccccttaaggattaagggccttgaacAAGGGCCCAACTCTGACTGATTAGTAGGTACAGGATTCAAACCTTCAACAGTGTGATTGACAGCATAGAGCTATAAAATGCTAtgataatgtattttttttattagctagtagctttatgttttgtataaatacaaatctattttaaaaaacaacGAATTCATTGTATTAAAAAGCCCCAAATATTGAAAATATAACACTTAGCATGCAAGTATTTCGCTGGTATTACTTTTCCTACCCATATTTGACACACAGCTTGTGTTCCAATCCGCACATTACCGCACTAACTAGTGAACAAAAGAAGTGCACTTCGATAATGTATCCGTTTAATCAGCTCACATACTACTAAGTGCGTAGCCCGCTATTTAAATCAAACCCGTTTAGCGTATTCGTAACACAGGAGGGCGGGGTTTGTCTGAATAAAGGTGGGGAAAATACATTACATACGCCGAGTAAATGCAATACAGCGATACTAACCTCATCCAGGTCCACATACGGACCTGCTCCTTCAGGAAACATCTCATCCACAGCGGGCTTCATGTcttctgtgtgaaataaacttTTAGTAAAGTAATTTACTGTGATTTTACTGCGCTGCGATGTGTAGCTTTAGCACTAGTTACAGAGTGTCACATCTAAATGAAGCCGGCTGGTAAACAGGACCCACTGGTACCTTTGGAGAACGGGTTCGCCTGAAGCGAGGGAATCGATTCACTGAACTAGGAATCAAATGAacgaaatgtaaataaacataatGTGCCACACTTTATAAAACCCAAATTAATAATGAGAAAATAACTTTAAATTACTTGAAGCTTTGAATTTTATCCTGAAGTGGAAAATCCGTTTAATATGGGATCGACTCTAAGCACTCGACTCCAAAACTGTCAGAGTCGGTTCAACTGCCAGGCTTTCAAACTCAAGGGTTTTGGAACgcacatgcccctgtcccaactttatttgagTTTGTTGCAgacattaaattacattaaatctACCATAAAATTCTGAATTAACGTTGTGAAATTATTTTCActacttttttaaaattaagaTCAATAAGATTTGAGTTGATTCCAAATTAGTCTATTTGCTATATAGTATATTCAGCCCTAGTgttcttaaataaatattttgcaaTAATTCATTAGATGTTTAATGAAgaacctttattttattttttttacatataacaGTTTATGATTTACATATAACAGTTCCATGTCAACtctatcaattacactttaatatatacaataatGCGTTGTACACAACATGCTGTATGATATGTGTGCATGCAATTCAGTACAAATACATACCATTATACACTAAACCTTTTCAGTATACATATTTATATGACAGTAACTAAACCGATATTATGTAATATTATGTAAGAGATTCACACCATAAGCATGAATTGAACAGACAGTATTTCTATTCATTAGTAATAATCCTTATACAGACAGTATTCATGTTGTCTTAACGCTCATTGTGCTCAGCCACGTGATATCCCAGGGTGTCCCCGAGATGCTGTTGGGCAAAGAAAGCCCTGGCCATTTCATTGATATGGTTGTAGGCTCCAATGCTACGGAAGTATTCAACGTAGTTCCAGAAGTCAGAGGTTGAGTATGGCCAATAGGGCAAGGCCAGGGGTTCATCATAAGGAACTGATAagaaataaagagagaaataTCAGTGAGTTGTAGTTTTGGGGATGCTTTCAGGTTTTGGAAAGAAGTCATAATGTTCAAAGGAGTTTTTAAGATATTCTCTTACCGCCTTGAGGAATGACTCTGGCCcctgagagtgagagagagaaggaACATGGGTACAGCACTCACAAAGAGCTCATTCATAAATCACACACTGAGGCTCCCCTTTGGGACCTAAAGTAtgtgttgaagcaccttttggACTGTTATGGACTGTTTGTGTGTTATAGATCATATTTAGTAATAAATATTATGCATCCATTAgaattcattttcaaaaagaatCAAATCAATATTTGTACCTACTAACTGTCCCTTAACACTTACAcattacattaaatacattaaatatacagtatatcataaCCATTGGTAGCAAATGTCCATAAACAAATGTCTACATATTTAACATATACTTTAGTGATTAAATGCAATTAGAAATATGTTTACACATTCATATGCACACTAATGCCCTACTAGAGATGTTGTTATTTGAGTTTTTAATTGAATCATAGGTACTTGGAGGAATCTATAAAAAGGCAATTCTATTCTCTGAATCTAGAACCAgttcaaaataaaatactacTTACCAGTGAGACTGCTGGCAACAAAACATGTgaagaaaacacaaaacaggACACACGGTTTCATCTTTCCCTAAACACAAATGGATGGGGGGGAGTTATACAATGAAAACACTAGTAGAAAAATAATCTATTGCATTTACTTGACACACTTTTGCACATtggttttacatttactgtatattacattaattaaaagaTAATACGATCACATAAAAACAGCAAGATATAAGTGCATTAATAGACAAAACGTTGATGTATTTAGTATATGTGTCCCCAGTGTCTGTAATTTTCCAGTAAATTTAATGCAAACATGTACTTGTATTTCTCATTTTCAAGATTAGTAAGTGTAACCTACTAATacattaaaatgattattaaaaataatataaatctaAAAACGTACCTGCTGTATGGACAGTCCCAGCTCAGCTTATTAAACTGGTTCAGTTAAAGGAGCTGAAATGGTTCAGTGTCTCTCACAGGAAATGTAGAACTGGACCTGAATTTAAGAAAACATCACGCCTCCTTCCCAAACCCTCTCCCATCATCAGACACAACCTCATAAGCCTCTTTATGCCTCTGTATAATTTTCCTCTTATTAATTaggattattaataatgttgaaTGTTTAAATACATGTAGAGTTCCTTTAGAGTTCCAatcattgatttatttgttcatACTAACAACTTTATCATGATCATGGTCCATGGTTCAAGACAGGAACACACTCATGAGAATGCACCATGCATCTATTATAGGgcattacattattacatttcctcattcactcactcatgggCTGATTTATAATAGCAAGTTCATCTTCTGTGTGTTATTGGGAGTTGgaaggaaaccaaagtacctaaaggaaacccactcagacacagggaggACGTTTGAAACCCCTGTCCCCAACGCCCATATTGCTGACACCCACTACAccaaactataaataaatataattgtccattaaattgtgtttattaAAACATATTACTTATTATAcagttattacatttattatagtatATGGCTACTTTATTTCAGACAGCGTTGTGGGTCCAGCGCCACACGTTAGGAATACACCATGGACAGGGATCTAATGCCTCGaaggacaacacacacacacacgtttacaatgatctgccctgcgatggactggcgccccgtcctgggtgtttctgtgtgccttgcgcccattgaaaagctgggataggctccaacacctccctgtgaccctgattgggtaagcggttaagaaagtgagtgagtgctcACAAACATCAATATATGGGAAATGTGAATTTCAACCTTGGTGTAGAAGTTGGTGCCAAAAGGGCTGGTTTGAGAGAATGGtgcaaaaaacatccagtgagtggaAACTCTAGATTGATTTGAGCTCACAGAAACACTAAGGTAACTCAACCACTTCTTAGAAACATGGGAAAAAACATTGAATtcaatttaaatatttgttgttATCGACAAGGAATTGGTATGGATGTGAGAACCAAAagatgtattaataataaatgcttgATTTGACGCAACACTGTTACTGTGCATTCCAGTAttagttttaatattaaagTATACAGCCACAATCCAAGCaaatatatagaaataaaacaagtGTACTCTAAATTATGGAGCTTTTTATAGACAACAGGCAGTACAACTACACTCCTTGATACAACATGTATTCCATCCTGAGTACTATGACATAAACACAAGCAAGTATAAATATGTAACTGATGTAGTCGACGTTATAGGTGATAATCACTTCTTCATTTAAATCCCACCATCACATTTGCTCTGATCGGTGGGAGCCATTCGACTGACGTCGATCTTCTCCCTGGAGAAGACCTCCTTGGCGTGGTAGACGGTCTCTGGAGGGAGAGTACGGGTGCGGGCCAGAATCCAGGCGAAGTCGACGTGGAAGATCCGCAAGACATCGGTGCAGGAGTAAACCAGCGCGCTGTTGTAATCGGTGGACAACACCCAGTACGGACTGTAGGGGGTGACTGCAGGAAAGACAGCAATGTGTCATGTGTGATGATAATGTACAAATAATTTGATTATTTCAGTGCTGTAATAGGTGTTGAGCCACCCGGAAGGCAGATATACACCCTGCAAAGCTGTGCACCAAAGACTAGATGCAACCTGCCAATCTACCACAAGTTTGCCCACACTTTGAGGgcacatgtacactatatggacaaatagatatactgtatgtagttTCAGCCATGCCCAATATCAATGGTTTAAAAATGGACCTGCCTTCAACCCCACTGATCACTATtggaattacatttacattttcgggcatttagcagacgctcctaTCCAGAGTGACATACAGCAGTTCTTCTACAGTACCTACCTTCCTACTctagtgcttagtaaagaggtgatgaaggtcttTAATCACCTTTTGAAGACAGTCAAAGACTCAGATGGACGAACAGACAGGGGaggttcgttccaccacttgggtacCAGTAcaaaaagagccttgatgctcgtcttccttgagttctgagtggaggatcaaggcgagcgagactagtggcttaaAGTGTACCGTGTAATAAACAAGGGGTTTGGGCGTCCACATAATTGCCAGCTACTTCACACACAACCTAGTAAAACAGAACAGGCTTCAATACTCACAGTAAGAGAAACTAACTCCAAGCTTGGCTGGCTCTTTGGTGTCCTGCACAACCGCTGTGCCCTCTGTACTCCTCACCTTTCCTTTACTGTAAATTACACATCATAACAGTAAGTACAGATTTTACCATGCCAGTTATGGCAATGCCTGGAGAAAAATTTTGTACGCTGATTTTACTGGAAACCACTCACTACGTCTGCACGTTCAGTACTTTGAAGGTCTTGTCAGGTCTTAGAGAGTAGTTGGCTTCGATGCAGGTTCCTTTCTCGAAGGATGCTGGGAGCTTTTCAATTTCATACCACTTACCCAGGTACTGTAAAAAGAGAACAGATGGGATGTGATATGTATGTGCATCatattcaaaaaaaaaaaaaaaaagagtaaataattaagtaaaaattataataaaatagttCTGCTTTGCTGTGTGGCagcattttttttctaatgGTAGCatgtagagtgtaaataatagaggtcccagtattgacccctgtggaacacagATGTGGCTGTGAAAAAAAGACTTGTGTACATGttgtgtgtcatctgcaaaaCAGTGGAAACAAATGCcaggtttattaataatttgtttCTAATGGTAGCATATGAAGTGTAAATAATATAGGTCCCACTATTGACCCTTGTGGAACAACATACTTTATTTTCatagttttattagtatttatgaTTTGTGTGCACTTTAATGCTCAACTGAAGTATGTTGCTGATcacattgttaaaaaaaaagaaaggagcTTCTTCCCCGTGTGGCAGCCTCCAAGTCCATGGCTATGTGAAGCTCTCTTGACTGGACAGTGTTATCACTGTTCCAGCAGTTGATCATCAACAAACTTCAATTAAGCATTAAAGTGCACGCACATCATAAATGCTcaaaaacaatgaaaataaagtatggtgttccacaggggtcaatACTGGGACCTCTATTATTCACACTGTACATGCCACCAAAAGGGAAATAATATTCATAACTATGGCATCAGTTTCCACTCTTTTGCAGACGACACAGTTGTAACAAGGTCTTCGTTCTTTTACAGCCACATCTGTAGAGCTTATTTGACTATGGACAGTGTCACATTTGTTCCAGCACcttctaattcatggcagatCTGTGTTAAAAACTGCACTAACTTTACTGATTTCTAGACGTtatgaaataataaacaatattatcATATAATGTTGCTCTACACAATGTATTTGGTCTAAAATGACCAGTTTAGTGACACTTCAAGAAATAAAGATTGAAATTGGTTTTAATACCCTGTTCAGGTCAAAGTTTGGCTGGACCATTGGTGTCGGACAAGGACCCCAGTGGAATGTCTGAGAGGACACTAAGTTCAGCATAAGAGCCAGAAACCACACAATGAAGGTCTTCATGATGGGAACAGTGCTGTCTGTAAGGTAGAGAGATGGGCGTTACCATTAGTCATTAGCACACACATTGTCCGGTGTCACACAGTGATGATTATTACATTATCAGTTTGCAGCATAACAATGACTCTTGTGCTGAGATACTTTGGGAATTGGAGCAACTGTTAAGACAAGCAGAGTTGGGATAAATACTCTTTTATACTCTTTTATTTCTAGAATTTAGGAATCAAGGATTACAGTGGGTACGGcatcacccagaaacactgagaAAAACACAGGGATACACCCATGG
Protein-coding regions in this window:
- the cops9 gene encoding COP9 signalosome complex subunit 9, with the protein product MKPAVDEMFPEGAGPYVDLDEAGGSSGLLMDLAANEKAVHSDFFNEFEDLFDDEDLQ
- the apodb gene encoding apolipoprotein Db; its protein translation is MKTFIVWFLALMLNLVSSQTFHWGPCPTPMVQPNFDLNRYLGKWYEIEKLPASFEKGTCIEANYSLRPDKTFKVLNVQTYKGKVRSTEGTAVVQDTKEPAKLGVSFSYFTPYSPYWVLSTDYNSALVYSCTDVLRIFHVDFAWILARTRTLPPETVYHAKEVFSREKIDVSRMAPTDQSKCDGGI
- the otos gene encoding otospiralin gives rise to the protein MKPCVLFCVFFTCFVASSLTGARVIPQGVPYDEPLALPYWPYSTSDFWNYVEYFRSIGAYNHINEMARAFFAQQHLGDTLGYHVAEHNER